The following coding sequences lie in one Girardinichthys multiradiatus isolate DD_20200921_A chromosome 13, DD_fGirMul_XY1, whole genome shotgun sequence genomic window:
- the LOC124879715 gene encoding ATPase family AAA domain-containing protein 2-like isoform X3, producing MVTHRGRSRGKVVLSRGPKHKPAKVSKTPQRAWKDSQRRTAVTRPNGKKLPHRVPAKKEEQDHTDSDTYEDEVAKPERKVIRKSPRLKDLSGCRRTGVRRSTRRTRQTSSQGGLNGMDNLKKNQLITNNKNGKIYSKAQKKKTPVPLQRDLSDTEDVNGDTADVDSGLGTTVDEDNNCSVNQDFNTRLGQGSSMYQGPSSEFLKGTFQINPSGTNTTRRRVFRTTQSVWSNHSDDDSDDEDKKASSSCRALGLRTEELFSTHRDKLAAGAGLADIDPMAIDQLVGFDSIGGLSGHISALKEMVMFPLLYPEVFDNFKIQPPRGCLFYGPPGTGKTLVARALASECSHGNRKVSFFMRKGADCLNKWVGESERQLRLLFEQAYQRRPSIIFFDEIDGLAPVRSSKQDQIHSSIVSTLLALMDGFDSRGEVVVIGATNRLDSIDPALRRPGRFDREFLFGLPDKESRKEILKIHTRLWKPPPSEDFLDELAEKCVGYSGADIRAVCTEAALCALRRRYPQIYATSQKLLLDVSSISVSSCDFVAAMRKMKPASQRSNACPTKPLSTVVQPLLGDALHRILEVLQKLFPHAEQGMKRKREPDLTSGILNDGLMSGGDEGFSSSSISAPSTSQNKTFLHFARSAVKHPTSYRPRMLLAGCSDSGQTSHLAPAILHALERFTVHSLDSAVLFGFSCTSPEEACAQVFCEAKRTSPSIIYIPHIQQWWDTAGPALKASFLSLLGSIPSFSPILLLATCSLPHQQLDPEIQSLFRKEYGEIYSMTVPTRQERTEFFKDLILNQAAEPPLSKNKGMTQNLEILPVAPLPPLRQMSEQERLRLEEQEEDVLRELRLFLRNLTERLMLDRRFKAFTKPVDIEEVPDYLIVIQKPMDLSTLLSNIDEHKYVTVNEFMSDAYLIWQNALEYNPDRDPEDRHIRHRACALKDTMRTIIRHELDKDFQRVCEEIRESRIERALSYRARANLELTNSFYNSVFTRNSTGPQVCKKKCFKPTRKSKWSTGGVKKRQQKKTASNFSSSMSSMTSSDSSTDGIRGENGSAGQSSSSLSDSSDDDENIFLAINRHHHAFKALQKSLKQMNNQSNRSTPKIRLNRRQQNQPSKSNPTRRKALTEFYLKKLERQSKTEMRANKAVFEQMQQFNKERSAEVVAEQAPPLVVDHKKLKDLLNRAVDKTEGAEVEPLEKLYALLAQCIYRHRNNYNKTELIKEMKNEIENFS from the exons ATGGTAACGCACCGCGGTAGAAGCAGAGGGAAGGTTGTTCTGAGCCGCGGGCCAAAACACAAGCCGGCCAAGGTTTCAAAGACCCCGCAGCGAGCCTGGAAAGACTCCCAAAGAAGGACCGCGGTGACCCGTCCGAATGGAAAAAAGCTCCCCCAT AGAGTTCCTGCCAAGAAAGAAGAACAGGATCACACTGATTCAGACACGTATGAGGATGAAGTTGCAAAACCTGAGAGAAAAGTCATCAG GAAATCTCCAAGACTCAAGGACCTTTCTG GGTGCAGGAGGACTGGGGTGAGGAGAAGCACCAGGCGGACCAGACAGACGAGCAG CCAGGGAGGCCTGAACGGGATGGACAACCTGAAGAAAAACCAACTGATTACTAACAACAAAAACGGA aagaTTTACTCTAAAGCCCAGAAGAAGAAAACACCAGTACCACTGCAACGAGACCTTAGTGACACTGAAGATGTCAACG GTGATACCGCTGATGTAGATAGTGGGCTTGGAACAACTGTGGATGAGGACAATAATTGCAGTGTGAACCAGGACTTTAACACCAGACTGGGCCAAGGTTCATCGATGTACCAGGGGCCCAGCAGCG AGTTCCTGAAAGGAACCTTCCAGATCAACCCGTCAGGAACCAACACAACCCGCAGGCGAGTCTTCAG AACCACTCAGAGCGTGTGGTCAAATCACTCTGATGACGACTCAGATGATGAGGATAAAAAGGCCTCCAGCAG CTGCCGCGCACTCGGTCTGCGTACAGAGGAGCTTTTTAGTACTCACAGAGACAAGTTGGCTGCGGGAGCCGGACTGGCAGACATCGATCCCATGGCCATTGATCAGTTA GTGGGCTTTGATAGCATCGGTGGACTCTCAGGTCACATCTCAGCTCTAAAGGAGATGGTCATGTTTCCTCTTCTCTACCCAGAAGTCTTTGACAATTTCAAGATTCAGCCTCCCAG AGGTTGTCTGTTCTACGGCCCCCCTGGGACCGGAAAAACGCTGGTTGCCCGGGCGCTGGCCAGTGAATGTAGCCATGGCAACAGGAAGGTATCCTTCTTCATGAGGAAGGGAGCCGACTGCCTCAACAAGTGGGTGGGGGAGTCAGAGCGGCAGCTGCGGCTGCTATTTGAGCAG GCTTATCAGAGACGCCCCTCCATCATTTTCTTTGATGAGATTGATGGCTTGGCTCCCGTTCGATCCAGCAAACAAGATCAGATTCACAG CTCAATTGTGTCGACTCTGCTGGCTCTGATGGACGGGTTTGACAGTCGAGGAGAAGTCGTGGTGATCGGAGCCACAAACAGGCTGGACTCCATCGACCCGGCTCTGCGGCGTCCCGGACGCTTTGACAGGGAGTTTCTGTTTGGCCTTCCTGACAAAGAG TCTCGTAAAGAGATCCTGAAGATTCACACCCGGCTGTGGAAACCTCCTCCTTCAGAAGACTTTCTGGATGAACTTGCAGAAAAATGTGTTG GTTACTCTGGTGCTGACATCAGGGCGGTGTGCACCGAAGCGGCGCTGTGCGCTTTGCGTCGTCGCTACCCACAGATCTACGCCACCTCACAGAAGCTTTTGCTGGACGTCTCCTCCATCTCCGTTAGCAGCTGCGACTTTGTGGCAGCCATGAGGAAGATGAAGCCAGCCTCTCAACGGTCCAACGCCTGTCCTACAAAACCGCTGTCAACGGTGGTTCAGCCCCTGCTGGGCGATGCACTGCACCGCATACTGGAGGTTCTGCAGAAGCTGTTTCCACACGCTGAACAGGGGATGAAGAGGAAGAGGGAGCCGG ATCTGACCTCTGGTATCCTTAATGATGGTCTGATGAGTGGCGGAGACGAAGGCTTCTCATCCTCCAGCATCTCTGCCCCTTCCACCTCCCAAAACAAAACCTTCCTGCACTTTGCCAG GAGTGCAGTCAAACACCCAACATCTTACCGCCCTCGAATGCTCCTGGCTGGTTGCTCTGACTCTGGTCAGACCTCCCACCTGGCCCCTGCGATTCTGCACGCCCTGGAGCGTTTCACTGTCCACAGCCTGGATTCTGCTGTGTTGTTCGGGTTCAGCTGCACCTCGCCCGAGGAAGCCTGTGCACAG GTGTTCTGCGAGGCCAAACGAACATCTCCCAGCATCATCTATATTCCTCACATACAGCAGTGGTGGGACACGGCAGGACCAGCTCTCAAGGCCTCGTTTCTCAGCTTGCTGGGCAGCATCCCCTCATTCTCTCCCATCCTCCTCCTCGCAACCTGCAGCCTGCCCCACCAGCAGCTGGACCCAGAG ATACAATCTCTGTTTCGGAAGGAGTATGGGGAGATATATAGCATGACTGTTCCCACCCGGCAGGAGAGAACAGAGTTCTTCAAGGATCTCATTCTGAACCAGGCTGCTGAGCCTCCACTATCAAAGAATAAAGGAA TGACCCAGAACTTGGAGATCCTTCCCGTGGCTCCACTCCCTCCCCTAAGACAGATGTCTGAGCAGGAACGCCTCCGTCTGGAGGAGCAGGAAGAGGACGTGCTGAGGGAGCTCCGCCTCTTCCTCCGTAACCTCACAGAGCGGTTGATGTTGGACCGCCGCTTCAAGGCCTTCACCAAACCTGTCGATATAGAGGAG GTCCCAGACTACCTCATAGTGATCCAGAAGCCCATGGACCTCTCCACACTGCTGTCCAACATCGATGAGCATAAATACGTCACCGTTAATGAGTTCATGTCAGACGCATACCTCATCTGGCAGAACGCTCTCGAGTACAACCCAGACAGAGACCCGGAAG ATCGTCACATCCGTCACCGTGCATGCGCCCTGAAGGACACAATGCGAACCATCATCAGACACGAACTGGACAAGGATTTTCAAAGGGTCTGCGAGGAAATTCGAGAGTCCCGGATTGAGAGAG CATTATCCTACAGGGCCAGAGCCAATCTAGAGTTGACCAATAGCTTCTACAACTCGGTATTCACCAGAAATAGCACTGGACCTCAAG TGTGTAAGAAAAAGTGTTTCAAACCGACCCGAAAATCCAAGTGGAGCACTGGTGGTGTTAAGAAACGACAACAAAAGAAGACGGCTTCAAACTTTTCCTCCTCGATGTCCAGTATGACCAGTTCTGATTCAAGTACAGATGGAATCCGAGGGGAGAATGGTTCTGCTGGCCAAAGCTCATCCAGTTTGTCAGATAGCAGCGACGATGACGAGAACATCTTCCTGGCCATTAACAGGCACCATCACGCATTCAAAGCGCTCCAAAAAAGCCTAAAACAAATGAACAACCAATCCAACAGGAGCACCCCCAAAATTAGGCTGAACCGCAGGCAGCAAAACCAGCCTTCAAAGTCAAACCCAACCCGAAGGAAGGCACTGACggagttttatttaaagaaattag AGAGGCAGAGCAAGACTGAGATGAGAGCAAACAAAGCCGTCTTCGAGCAAATGCAACAGTTCAACAAGGAGAGGTCTGCAGAGGTCGTTGCAGAGCAAGCCCCCCCGCTGGTAGTCGATCACAAAAAGCTAAAG GATCTGCTGAACAGAGCTGTAGATAAAACGGAGGGCGCTGAGGTGGAGCCTCTGGAGAAGCTTTACGCTCTGTTGGCTCAATGCATCTACAGACACAGAAACAACTACAACAAGACGGAGCTCATTAAG GAAATGAAGAATGAGATTGAAAACTTCTCCTGA
- the LOC124879715 gene encoding ATPase family AAA domain-containing protein 2-like isoform X2, giving the protein MVTHRGRSRGKVVLSRGPKHKPAKVSKTPQRAWKDSQRRTAVTRPNGKKLPHRVPAKKEEQDHTDSDTYEDEVAKPERKVIRKSPRLKDLSGCRRTGVRRSTRRTRQTSRYQASNMFDGISNTQGGLNGMDNLKKNQLITNNKNGKIYSKAQKKKTPVPLQRDLSDTEDVNGDTADVDSGLGTTVDEDNNCSVNQDFNTRLGQGSSMYQGPSSEFLKGTFQINPSGTNTTRRTTQSVWSNHSDDDSDDEDKKASSSCRALGLRTEELFSTHRDKLAAGAGLADIDPMAIDQLVGFDSIGGLSGHISALKEMVMFPLLYPEVFDNFKIQPPRGCLFYGPPGTGKTLVARALASECSHGNRKVSFFMRKGADCLNKWVGESERQLRLLFEQAYQRRPSIIFFDEIDGLAPVRSSKQDQIHSSIVSTLLALMDGFDSRGEVVVIGATNRLDSIDPALRRPGRFDREFLFGLPDKESRKEILKIHTRLWKPPPSEDFLDELAEKCVGYSGADIRAVCTEAALCALRRRYPQIYATSQKLLLDVSSISVSSCDFVAAMRKMKPASQRSNACPTKPLSTVVQPLLGDALHRILEVLQKLFPHAEQGMKRKREPDLTSGILNDGLMSGGDEGFSSSSISAPSTSQNKTFLHFARSAVKHPTSYRPRMLLAGCSDSGQTSHLAPAILHALERFTVHSLDSAVLFGFSCTSPEEACAQVFCEAKRTSPSIIYIPHIQQWWDTAGPALKASFLSLLGSIPSFSPILLLATCSLPHQQLDPEIQSLFRKEYGEIYSMTVPTRQERTEFFKDLILNQAAEPPLSKNKGMTQNLEILPVAPLPPLRQMSEQERLRLEEQEEDVLRELRLFLRNLTERLMLDRRFKAFTKPVDIEEVPDYLIVIQKPMDLSTLLSNIDEHKYVTVNEFMSDAYLIWQNALEYNPDRDPEDRHIRHRACALKDTMRTIIRHELDKDFQRVCEEIRESRIERALSYRARANLELTNSFYNSVFTRNSTGPQVCKKKCFKPTRKSKWSTGGVKKRQQKKTASNFSSSMSSMTSSDSSTDGIRGENGSAGQSSSSLSDSSDDDENIFLAINRHHHAFKALQKSLKQMNNQSNRSTPKIRLNRRQQNQPSKSNPTRRKALTEFYLKKLERQSKTEMRANKAVFEQMQQFNKERSAEVVAEQAPPLVVDHKKLKDLLNRAVDKTEGAEVEPLEKLYALLAQCIYRHRNNYNKTELIKEMKNEIENFS; this is encoded by the exons ATGGTAACGCACCGCGGTAGAAGCAGAGGGAAGGTTGTTCTGAGCCGCGGGCCAAAACACAAGCCGGCCAAGGTTTCAAAGACCCCGCAGCGAGCCTGGAAAGACTCCCAAAGAAGGACCGCGGTGACCCGTCCGAATGGAAAAAAGCTCCCCCAT AGAGTTCCTGCCAAGAAAGAAGAACAGGATCACACTGATTCAGACACGTATGAGGATGAAGTTGCAAAACCTGAGAGAAAAGTCATCAG GAAATCTCCAAGACTCAAGGACCTTTCTG GGTGCAGGAGGACTGGGGTGAGGAGAAGCACCAGGCGGACCAGACAGACGAGCAGGTATCAGGCCTCCAACATGTTTGATGGCATCAGCAACAC CCAGGGAGGCCTGAACGGGATGGACAACCTGAAGAAAAACCAACTGATTACTAACAACAAAAACGGA aagaTTTACTCTAAAGCCCAGAAGAAGAAAACACCAGTACCACTGCAACGAGACCTTAGTGACACTGAAGATGTCAACG GTGATACCGCTGATGTAGATAGTGGGCTTGGAACAACTGTGGATGAGGACAATAATTGCAGTGTGAACCAGGACTTTAACACCAGACTGGGCCAAGGTTCATCGATGTACCAGGGGCCCAGCAGCG AGTTCCTGAAAGGAACCTTCCAGATCAACCCGTCAGGAACCAACACAACCCGCAG AACCACTCAGAGCGTGTGGTCAAATCACTCTGATGACGACTCAGATGATGAGGATAAAAAGGCCTCCAGCAG CTGCCGCGCACTCGGTCTGCGTACAGAGGAGCTTTTTAGTACTCACAGAGACAAGTTGGCTGCGGGAGCCGGACTGGCAGACATCGATCCCATGGCCATTGATCAGTTA GTGGGCTTTGATAGCATCGGTGGACTCTCAGGTCACATCTCAGCTCTAAAGGAGATGGTCATGTTTCCTCTTCTCTACCCAGAAGTCTTTGACAATTTCAAGATTCAGCCTCCCAG AGGTTGTCTGTTCTACGGCCCCCCTGGGACCGGAAAAACGCTGGTTGCCCGGGCGCTGGCCAGTGAATGTAGCCATGGCAACAGGAAGGTATCCTTCTTCATGAGGAAGGGAGCCGACTGCCTCAACAAGTGGGTGGGGGAGTCAGAGCGGCAGCTGCGGCTGCTATTTGAGCAG GCTTATCAGAGACGCCCCTCCATCATTTTCTTTGATGAGATTGATGGCTTGGCTCCCGTTCGATCCAGCAAACAAGATCAGATTCACAG CTCAATTGTGTCGACTCTGCTGGCTCTGATGGACGGGTTTGACAGTCGAGGAGAAGTCGTGGTGATCGGAGCCACAAACAGGCTGGACTCCATCGACCCGGCTCTGCGGCGTCCCGGACGCTTTGACAGGGAGTTTCTGTTTGGCCTTCCTGACAAAGAG TCTCGTAAAGAGATCCTGAAGATTCACACCCGGCTGTGGAAACCTCCTCCTTCAGAAGACTTTCTGGATGAACTTGCAGAAAAATGTGTTG GTTACTCTGGTGCTGACATCAGGGCGGTGTGCACCGAAGCGGCGCTGTGCGCTTTGCGTCGTCGCTACCCACAGATCTACGCCACCTCACAGAAGCTTTTGCTGGACGTCTCCTCCATCTCCGTTAGCAGCTGCGACTTTGTGGCAGCCATGAGGAAGATGAAGCCAGCCTCTCAACGGTCCAACGCCTGTCCTACAAAACCGCTGTCAACGGTGGTTCAGCCCCTGCTGGGCGATGCACTGCACCGCATACTGGAGGTTCTGCAGAAGCTGTTTCCACACGCTGAACAGGGGATGAAGAGGAAGAGGGAGCCGG ATCTGACCTCTGGTATCCTTAATGATGGTCTGATGAGTGGCGGAGACGAAGGCTTCTCATCCTCCAGCATCTCTGCCCCTTCCACCTCCCAAAACAAAACCTTCCTGCACTTTGCCAG GAGTGCAGTCAAACACCCAACATCTTACCGCCCTCGAATGCTCCTGGCTGGTTGCTCTGACTCTGGTCAGACCTCCCACCTGGCCCCTGCGATTCTGCACGCCCTGGAGCGTTTCACTGTCCACAGCCTGGATTCTGCTGTGTTGTTCGGGTTCAGCTGCACCTCGCCCGAGGAAGCCTGTGCACAG GTGTTCTGCGAGGCCAAACGAACATCTCCCAGCATCATCTATATTCCTCACATACAGCAGTGGTGGGACACGGCAGGACCAGCTCTCAAGGCCTCGTTTCTCAGCTTGCTGGGCAGCATCCCCTCATTCTCTCCCATCCTCCTCCTCGCAACCTGCAGCCTGCCCCACCAGCAGCTGGACCCAGAG ATACAATCTCTGTTTCGGAAGGAGTATGGGGAGATATATAGCATGACTGTTCCCACCCGGCAGGAGAGAACAGAGTTCTTCAAGGATCTCATTCTGAACCAGGCTGCTGAGCCTCCACTATCAAAGAATAAAGGAA TGACCCAGAACTTGGAGATCCTTCCCGTGGCTCCACTCCCTCCCCTAAGACAGATGTCTGAGCAGGAACGCCTCCGTCTGGAGGAGCAGGAAGAGGACGTGCTGAGGGAGCTCCGCCTCTTCCTCCGTAACCTCACAGAGCGGTTGATGTTGGACCGCCGCTTCAAGGCCTTCACCAAACCTGTCGATATAGAGGAG GTCCCAGACTACCTCATAGTGATCCAGAAGCCCATGGACCTCTCCACACTGCTGTCCAACATCGATGAGCATAAATACGTCACCGTTAATGAGTTCATGTCAGACGCATACCTCATCTGGCAGAACGCTCTCGAGTACAACCCAGACAGAGACCCGGAAG ATCGTCACATCCGTCACCGTGCATGCGCCCTGAAGGACACAATGCGAACCATCATCAGACACGAACTGGACAAGGATTTTCAAAGGGTCTGCGAGGAAATTCGAGAGTCCCGGATTGAGAGAG CATTATCCTACAGGGCCAGAGCCAATCTAGAGTTGACCAATAGCTTCTACAACTCGGTATTCACCAGAAATAGCACTGGACCTCAAG TGTGTAAGAAAAAGTGTTTCAAACCGACCCGAAAATCCAAGTGGAGCACTGGTGGTGTTAAGAAACGACAACAAAAGAAGACGGCTTCAAACTTTTCCTCCTCGATGTCCAGTATGACCAGTTCTGATTCAAGTACAGATGGAATCCGAGGGGAGAATGGTTCTGCTGGCCAAAGCTCATCCAGTTTGTCAGATAGCAGCGACGATGACGAGAACATCTTCCTGGCCATTAACAGGCACCATCACGCATTCAAAGCGCTCCAAAAAAGCCTAAAACAAATGAACAACCAATCCAACAGGAGCACCCCCAAAATTAGGCTGAACCGCAGGCAGCAAAACCAGCCTTCAAAGTCAAACCCAACCCGAAGGAAGGCACTGACggagttttatttaaagaaattag AGAGGCAGAGCAAGACTGAGATGAGAGCAAACAAAGCCGTCTTCGAGCAAATGCAACAGTTCAACAAGGAGAGGTCTGCAGAGGTCGTTGCAGAGCAAGCCCCCCCGCTGGTAGTCGATCACAAAAAGCTAAAG GATCTGCTGAACAGAGCTGTAGATAAAACGGAGGGCGCTGAGGTGGAGCCTCTGGAGAAGCTTTACGCTCTGTTGGCTCAATGCATCTACAGACACAGAAACAACTACAACAAGACGGAGCTCATTAAG GAAATGAAGAATGAGATTGAAAACTTCTCCTGA
- the LOC124879715 gene encoding ATPase family AAA domain-containing protein 2-like isoform X5: MVTHRGRSRGKVVLSRGPKHKPAKVSKTPQRAWKDSQRRTAVTRPNGKKLPHRVPAKKEEQDHTDSDTYEDEVAKPERKVIRKSPRLKDLSGCRRTGVRRSTRRTRQTSRYQASNMFDGISNTQGGLNGMDNLKKNQLITNNKNGKIYSKAQKKKTPVPLQRDLSDTEDVNGDTADVDSGLGTTVDEDNNCSVNQDFNTRLGQGSSMYQGPSSEFLKGTFQINPSGTNTTRRRVFRTTQSVWSNHSDDDSDDEDKKASSSCRALGLRTEELFSTHRDKLAAGAGLADIDPMAIDQLVGFDSIGGLSGHISALKEMVMFPLLYPEVFDNFKIQPPRGCLFYGPPGTGKTLVARALASECSHGNRKVSFFMRKGADCLNKWVGESERQLRLLFEQAYQRRPSIIFFDEIDGLAPVRSSKQDQIHSSIVSTLLALMDGFDSRGEVVVIGATNRLDSIDPALRRPGRFDREFLFGLPDKESRKEILKIHTRLWKPPPSEDFLDELAEKCVGYSGADIRAVCTEAALCALRRRYPQIYATSQKLLLDVSSISVSSCDFVAAMRKMKPASQRSNACPTKPLSTVVQPLLGDALHRILEVLQKLFPHAEQGMKRKREPDLTSGILNDGLMSGGDEGFSSSSISAPSTSQNKTFLHFARSAVKHPTSYRPRMLLAGCSDSGQTSHLAPAILHALERFTVHSLDSAVLFGFSCTSPEEACAQVFCEAKRTSPSIIYIPHIQQWWDTAGPALKASFLSLLGSIPSFSPILLLATCSLPHQQLDPEIQSLFRKEYGEIYSMTVPTRQERTEFFKDLILNQAAEPPLSKNKGMTQNLEILPVAPLPPLRQMSEQERLRLEEQEEDVLRELRLFLRNLTERLMLDRRFKAFTKPVDIEEVPDYLIVIQKPMDLSTLLSNIDEHKYVTVNEFMSDAYLIWQNALEYNPDRDPEDRHIRHRACALKDTMRTIIRHELDKDFQRVCEEIRESRIERERQSKTEMRANKAVFEQMQQFNKERSAEVVAEQAPPLVVDHKKLKDLLNRAVDKTEGAEVEPLEKLYALLAQCIYRHRNNYNKTELIKEMKNEIENFS; the protein is encoded by the exons ATGGTAACGCACCGCGGTAGAAGCAGAGGGAAGGTTGTTCTGAGCCGCGGGCCAAAACACAAGCCGGCCAAGGTTTCAAAGACCCCGCAGCGAGCCTGGAAAGACTCCCAAAGAAGGACCGCGGTGACCCGTCCGAATGGAAAAAAGCTCCCCCAT AGAGTTCCTGCCAAGAAAGAAGAACAGGATCACACTGATTCAGACACGTATGAGGATGAAGTTGCAAAACCTGAGAGAAAAGTCATCAG GAAATCTCCAAGACTCAAGGACCTTTCTG GGTGCAGGAGGACTGGGGTGAGGAGAAGCACCAGGCGGACCAGACAGACGAGCAGGTATCAGGCCTCCAACATGTTTGATGGCATCAGCAACAC CCAGGGAGGCCTGAACGGGATGGACAACCTGAAGAAAAACCAACTGATTACTAACAACAAAAACGGA aagaTTTACTCTAAAGCCCAGAAGAAGAAAACACCAGTACCACTGCAACGAGACCTTAGTGACACTGAAGATGTCAACG GTGATACCGCTGATGTAGATAGTGGGCTTGGAACAACTGTGGATGAGGACAATAATTGCAGTGTGAACCAGGACTTTAACACCAGACTGGGCCAAGGTTCATCGATGTACCAGGGGCCCAGCAGCG AGTTCCTGAAAGGAACCTTCCAGATCAACCCGTCAGGAACCAACACAACCCGCAGGCGAGTCTTCAG AACCACTCAGAGCGTGTGGTCAAATCACTCTGATGACGACTCAGATGATGAGGATAAAAAGGCCTCCAGCAG CTGCCGCGCACTCGGTCTGCGTACAGAGGAGCTTTTTAGTACTCACAGAGACAAGTTGGCTGCGGGAGCCGGACTGGCAGACATCGATCCCATGGCCATTGATCAGTTA GTGGGCTTTGATAGCATCGGTGGACTCTCAGGTCACATCTCAGCTCTAAAGGAGATGGTCATGTTTCCTCTTCTCTACCCAGAAGTCTTTGACAATTTCAAGATTCAGCCTCCCAG AGGTTGTCTGTTCTACGGCCCCCCTGGGACCGGAAAAACGCTGGTTGCCCGGGCGCTGGCCAGTGAATGTAGCCATGGCAACAGGAAGGTATCCTTCTTCATGAGGAAGGGAGCCGACTGCCTCAACAAGTGGGTGGGGGAGTCAGAGCGGCAGCTGCGGCTGCTATTTGAGCAG GCTTATCAGAGACGCCCCTCCATCATTTTCTTTGATGAGATTGATGGCTTGGCTCCCGTTCGATCCAGCAAACAAGATCAGATTCACAG CTCAATTGTGTCGACTCTGCTGGCTCTGATGGACGGGTTTGACAGTCGAGGAGAAGTCGTGGTGATCGGAGCCACAAACAGGCTGGACTCCATCGACCCGGCTCTGCGGCGTCCCGGACGCTTTGACAGGGAGTTTCTGTTTGGCCTTCCTGACAAAGAG TCTCGTAAAGAGATCCTGAAGATTCACACCCGGCTGTGGAAACCTCCTCCTTCAGAAGACTTTCTGGATGAACTTGCAGAAAAATGTGTTG GTTACTCTGGTGCTGACATCAGGGCGGTGTGCACCGAAGCGGCGCTGTGCGCTTTGCGTCGTCGCTACCCACAGATCTACGCCACCTCACAGAAGCTTTTGCTGGACGTCTCCTCCATCTCCGTTAGCAGCTGCGACTTTGTGGCAGCCATGAGGAAGATGAAGCCAGCCTCTCAACGGTCCAACGCCTGTCCTACAAAACCGCTGTCAACGGTGGTTCAGCCCCTGCTGGGCGATGCACTGCACCGCATACTGGAGGTTCTGCAGAAGCTGTTTCCACACGCTGAACAGGGGATGAAGAGGAAGAGGGAGCCGG ATCTGACCTCTGGTATCCTTAATGATGGTCTGATGAGTGGCGGAGACGAAGGCTTCTCATCCTCCAGCATCTCTGCCCCTTCCACCTCCCAAAACAAAACCTTCCTGCACTTTGCCAG GAGTGCAGTCAAACACCCAACATCTTACCGCCCTCGAATGCTCCTGGCTGGTTGCTCTGACTCTGGTCAGACCTCCCACCTGGCCCCTGCGATTCTGCACGCCCTGGAGCGTTTCACTGTCCACAGCCTGGATTCTGCTGTGTTGTTCGGGTTCAGCTGCACCTCGCCCGAGGAAGCCTGTGCACAG GTGTTCTGCGAGGCCAAACGAACATCTCCCAGCATCATCTATATTCCTCACATACAGCAGTGGTGGGACACGGCAGGACCAGCTCTCAAGGCCTCGTTTCTCAGCTTGCTGGGCAGCATCCCCTCATTCTCTCCCATCCTCCTCCTCGCAACCTGCAGCCTGCCCCACCAGCAGCTGGACCCAGAG ATACAATCTCTGTTTCGGAAGGAGTATGGGGAGATATATAGCATGACTGTTCCCACCCGGCAGGAGAGAACAGAGTTCTTCAAGGATCTCATTCTGAACCAGGCTGCTGAGCCTCCACTATCAAAGAATAAAGGAA TGACCCAGAACTTGGAGATCCTTCCCGTGGCTCCACTCCCTCCCCTAAGACAGATGTCTGAGCAGGAACGCCTCCGTCTGGAGGAGCAGGAAGAGGACGTGCTGAGGGAGCTCCGCCTCTTCCTCCGTAACCTCACAGAGCGGTTGATGTTGGACCGCCGCTTCAAGGCCTTCACCAAACCTGTCGATATAGAGGAG GTCCCAGACTACCTCATAGTGATCCAGAAGCCCATGGACCTCTCCACACTGCTGTCCAACATCGATGAGCATAAATACGTCACCGTTAATGAGTTCATGTCAGACGCATACCTCATCTGGCAGAACGCTCTCGAGTACAACCCAGACAGAGACCCGGAAG ATCGTCACATCCGTCACCGTGCATGCGCCCTGAAGGACACAATGCGAACCATCATCAGACACGAACTGGACAAGGATTTTCAAAGGGTCTGCGAGGAAATTCGAGAGTCCCGGATTGAGAGAG AGAGGCAGAGCAAGACTGAGATGAGAGCAAACAAAGCCGTCTTCGAGCAAATGCAACAGTTCAACAAGGAGAGGTCTGCAGAGGTCGTTGCAGAGCAAGCCCCCCCGCTGGTAGTCGATCACAAAAAGCTAAAG GATCTGCTGAACAGAGCTGTAGATAAAACGGAGGGCGCTGAGGTGGAGCCTCTGGAGAAGCTTTACGCTCTGTTGGCTCAATGCATCTACAGACACAGAAACAACTACAACAAGACGGAGCTCATTAAG GAAATGAAGAATGAGATTGAAAACTTCTCCTGA